In Oncorhynchus tshawytscha isolate Ot180627B linkage group LG06, Otsh_v2.0, whole genome shotgun sequence, the following are encoded in one genomic region:
- the LOC112252811 gene encoding rab11 family-interacting protein 2, whose amino-acid sequence MSLAKQAQTWFPTHVQATVLQATDLQAKGKHGNNDAYAIIQLGKEKYSTSVAEKTLNPVWREEAAFELPGLLLEGNPEIYELCLIVMHRSLVGMDKFLGQSTINLNDIFDNKERRKTDWYSLDSRPGKKRKERGKIQVSIQFMRNNMTASMFDLSIKDKPRSPFTKLKDKMKGRKHDGGLSDTTSAILPRSAMCDSETLRQPSASDHQPEPKIKRHLLAGSHTLSAARSMSDLIGTHFRPKLDSRNSMEQLEKESGAAPHRHSQGEVPGYQDSEGQGDPFTHISDGLPQKYATLPRNRNPFEGEQGQLWDRGEKKEKKEKVSLLERVTGKKEGRKTNNGGRSGSSGDLRSSNPFSSDSQGNTQTTNPFLSHKNISDKNHTTNGDIRKARENHGKKNETMQTSAASYSNLSFDEVVHELIKQKGVVKKKDAHIRELEDYIDNLLVRVMEETPSILRTPYEPKRKAGKISKKN is encoded by the exons ATGTCACTAGCAAAGCAGGCACAAACGTGGTTCCCAACTCATGTCCAAGCCACTGTTCTCCAAGCAACTGACCTACAAGCTAAGGGTAAGCACGGCAACAACGACGCCTACGCTATCATCCAGCTGGGCAAAGAGAAGTACTCAACATCTGTGGCAGAGAAAACACTCAACCCAGTGTGGAGAGAAGAAGCCGCCTTTGAACTGCCTGGTCTGCTTCTGGAGGGCAATCCAGAAATCTATGAATTATGCCTTATTGTGATGCACAGGTCCCTGGTGGGGATGGATAAATTCCTGGGCCAGAGTACCATCAATCTCAATGATATTTTTGATAACAAGGAGCGAAGGAAAACAGA CTGGTACTCCTTGGACTCCAGGccagggaagaagaggaaggagagagggaagatccAGGTCAGCATTCAGTTCATGAGGAACAACATGACGGCCAGCATGTTTGACCTCTCCATAAAGGACAAGCCCCGCTCGCCCTTCACCAAACTCAAGGACAAGATGAAGGGGCGCAAGCACGACGGTGGTCTCTCCGACACCACCTCAGCCATCCTGCCCCGCTCCGCCATGTGTGACTCTGAGACCCTTCGCCAACCCAGTGCTTCTGACCATCAGCCAGAGCCCAAGATCAAGAGACACCTACTGGCCGGCTCCCATACGCTCTCTGCAGCCCGCTCCATGTCTGACCTCATTGGCACTCACTTCCGCCCCAAGCTGGACTCTAGAAACTCCATGGAACAGCTGG agaaagagagtggtgcCGCCCCTCACAGGCACTCCCAGGGCGAGGTGCCAGGCTACCAGGACAGCGAGGGGCAAGGTGATCCTTTTACTCATATCAGCGATGGCTTGCCGCAGAAGTACGCCACCCTCCCACGCAACCGCAACCCGTTCGAGGGGGAGCAGGGCCAGCTGTGGGACCGAGGGGAGaaaaaggagaagaaggagaaggtcAGCCTGCTGGAACGTGTGACCGGGAAGAAGGAGGGACGCAAGACCAACAACGGGGGGCGTTCGGGCAGCTCTGGAGACCTGCGCTCCAGCAACCCATTCAGCAGCGACTCTCAGGGAAACACCCAAACAACCAACCCCTTCCTCTCACACAAAAATATAAG CGATAAAAATCACACCACTAATGGAGACATCCGAAAGGCAAGAGAGAACCACGGAAAGAAAAAT GAGACGATGCAGACGAGCGCGGCTTCCTACAGCAACTTATCTTTCGACGAGGTGGTGCATGAGCTCATCAAGCAGAAGGGGGTGGTGAAAAAGAAGGACGCCCATATCCGTGAACTGGAAGACTACATTGATAACCTGCTGGTGCGTGTTATGGAGGAGACGCCGAGCATCCTACGGACACCCTACGAGCCCAAGAGGAAAGCGGGGAAAATCTCCAAAAAGAACTAG